One window from the genome of Hippoglossus hippoglossus isolate fHipHip1 chromosome 10, fHipHip1.pri, whole genome shotgun sequence encodes:
- the yif1a gene encoding protein YIF1A isoform X4 — protein sequence MDVPHHGYRATKQRGRAGPPTGDSVLFEDTSSGAPAMNTPAYYTPGYNMAGPANEMQGDAAVNNLFTDPMANAAMMYGSTLANTGKDMVNKEISRFMSVNKLKYFFAVDTRYVLKKLMILLFPYTHQDWEVRYHRDTPLTPRQDVNAPDLYIPTMAFITYILLTGMALGIQQRFSPEVLGLCASTALVWIIIEVLVMLLSLYLLTVHSDLSTFDLIAYSGYKYVGMIFTVLCGLLFGSDGYYVGLAWSSCALMFFIVRSLKMKILPSISQDTMGTGSSTKPQFRLYITVATAVFQPIIIYWLTSHLVR from the exons ATGGACGTGCCACATCATGGGTACCGAGCAA CTAAACAGAGAGGTCGGGCAGGTCCCCCAACAGGAGATTCTGTCCTGTTTGAGGACACCAGCTCTGGAGCCCCAGCGATGAACACTCCGGCGTACTACACTCCGGGGTACAATATGGCAGGACCTGCAAATGAGATGCAAGGAGATGCTGCAGTGAACAACCTGTTTACCGACCCAATGGCCAATGCTGCAATGATGTACGGCTCCACCTTAGCCAACACAGGGAAGGATATGGTAAACaaagag ATCAGCAGATTCATGTCTGTGAACAAGCTGAAATACTTCTTTGCCGTTGATACCAGATACGTACTGAAGAAACTTATGATCCTCCTGTTCCCTTACACACACCAG GACTGGGAAGTTCGATACCATCGGGACACTCCACTGACTCCAAGACAAGATGTAAATGCCCCTGATCTTTACATCCCAA caATGGCTTTCATTACCTACATTTTACTCACTGGAATGGCCCTCGGCATTCAGCAAAG GTTCAGTCCAGAGGTTCTTGGGCTGTGTGCCAGCACTGCCCTCGTGTGGATCATCATCGAGGTGTTGGTGATGCTGCTCAGTTTGTACCTGCTGACGGTGCACAGCGACCTGTCCACCTTCGACCTCATCGCCTACAGTGGATACAAATATGTCGG gaTGATCTTCACAGTGTTGTGTGGCTTACTGTTTGGTAGTGATGGATATTATGTGGGCCTTGCCTGGTCCTCTTGTGCCCTTATGTTCTTCATA GTTCGATCTCTGAAAATGAAGATACTTCCCTCCATCTCCCAGGACACCATGGGAACTGGATCAAGCACCAAACCCCAGTTTCGCCTTTATATCACTGTGGCCACCGCAgtctttcagccaatcattaTTTACTGGTTAACCTCTCACTTGGTCAGGTGA
- the yif1a gene encoding protein YIF1A isoform X3, with product MDVPHHGYRAAAKQRGRAGPPTGDSVLFEDTSSGAPAMNTPAYYTPGYNMAGPANEMQGDAAVNNLFTDPMANAAMMYGSTLANTGKDMVNKEISRFMSVNKLKYFFAVDTRYVLKKLMILLFPYTHQDWEVRYHRDTPLTPRQDVNAPDLYIPTMAFITYILLTGMALGIQQRFSPEVLGLCASTALVWIIIEVLVMLLSLYLLTVHSDLSTFDLIAYSGYKYVGMIFTVLCGLLFGSDGYYVGLAWSSCALMFFIVRSLKMKILPSISQDTMGTGSSTKPQFRLYITVATAVFQPIIIYWLTSHLVR from the exons ATGGACGTGCCACATCATGGGTACCGAGCA GCAGCTAAACAGAGAGGTCGGGCAGGTCCCCCAACAGGAGATTCTGTCCTGTTTGAGGACACCAGCTCTGGAGCCCCAGCGATGAACACTCCGGCGTACTACACTCCGGGGTACAATATGGCAGGACCTGCAAATGAGATGCAAGGAGATGCTGCAGTGAACAACCTGTTTACCGACCCAATGGCCAATGCTGCAATGATGTACGGCTCCACCTTAGCCAACACAGGGAAGGATATGGTAAACaaagag ATCAGCAGATTCATGTCTGTGAACAAGCTGAAATACTTCTTTGCCGTTGATACCAGATACGTACTGAAGAAACTTATGATCCTCCTGTTCCCTTACACACACCAG GACTGGGAAGTTCGATACCATCGGGACACTCCACTGACTCCAAGACAAGATGTAAATGCCCCTGATCTTTACATCCCAA caATGGCTTTCATTACCTACATTTTACTCACTGGAATGGCCCTCGGCATTCAGCAAAG GTTCAGTCCAGAGGTTCTTGGGCTGTGTGCCAGCACTGCCCTCGTGTGGATCATCATCGAGGTGTTGGTGATGCTGCTCAGTTTGTACCTGCTGACGGTGCACAGCGACCTGTCCACCTTCGACCTCATCGCCTACAGTGGATACAAATATGTCGG gaTGATCTTCACAGTGTTGTGTGGCTTACTGTTTGGTAGTGATGGATATTATGTGGGCCTTGCCTGGTCCTCTTGTGCCCTTATGTTCTTCATA GTTCGATCTCTGAAAATGAAGATACTTCCCTCCATCTCCCAGGACACCATGGGAACTGGATCAAGCACCAAACCCCAGTTTCGCCTTTATATCACTGTGGCCACCGCAgtctttcagccaatcattaTTTACTGGTTAACCTCTCACTTGGTCAGGTGA
- the yif1a gene encoding protein YIF1A isoform X2 — MKLTSAKVTMDVPHHGYRATKQRGRAGPPTGDSVLFEDTSSGAPAMNTPAYYTPGYNMAGPANEMQGDAAVNNLFTDPMANAAMMYGSTLANTGKDMVNKEISRFMSVNKLKYFFAVDTRYVLKKLMILLFPYTHQDWEVRYHRDTPLTPRQDVNAPDLYIPTMAFITYILLTGMALGIQQRFSPEVLGLCASTALVWIIIEVLVMLLSLYLLTVHSDLSTFDLIAYSGYKYVGMIFTVLCGLLFGSDGYYVGLAWSSCALMFFIVRSLKMKILPSISQDTMGTGSSTKPQFRLYITVATAVFQPIIIYWLTSHLVR, encoded by the exons ATGAAg CTAACGTCAGCGAAGGTTACAATGGACGTGCCACATCATGGGTACCGAGCAA CTAAACAGAGAGGTCGGGCAGGTCCCCCAACAGGAGATTCTGTCCTGTTTGAGGACACCAGCTCTGGAGCCCCAGCGATGAACACTCCGGCGTACTACACTCCGGGGTACAATATGGCAGGACCTGCAAATGAGATGCAAGGAGATGCTGCAGTGAACAACCTGTTTACCGACCCAATGGCCAATGCTGCAATGATGTACGGCTCCACCTTAGCCAACACAGGGAAGGATATGGTAAACaaagag ATCAGCAGATTCATGTCTGTGAACAAGCTGAAATACTTCTTTGCCGTTGATACCAGATACGTACTGAAGAAACTTATGATCCTCCTGTTCCCTTACACACACCAG GACTGGGAAGTTCGATACCATCGGGACACTCCACTGACTCCAAGACAAGATGTAAATGCCCCTGATCTTTACATCCCAA caATGGCTTTCATTACCTACATTTTACTCACTGGAATGGCCCTCGGCATTCAGCAAAG GTTCAGTCCAGAGGTTCTTGGGCTGTGTGCCAGCACTGCCCTCGTGTGGATCATCATCGAGGTGTTGGTGATGCTGCTCAGTTTGTACCTGCTGACGGTGCACAGCGACCTGTCCACCTTCGACCTCATCGCCTACAGTGGATACAAATATGTCGG gaTGATCTTCACAGTGTTGTGTGGCTTACTGTTTGGTAGTGATGGATATTATGTGGGCCTTGCCTGGTCCTCTTGTGCCCTTATGTTCTTCATA GTTCGATCTCTGAAAATGAAGATACTTCCCTCCATCTCCCAGGACACCATGGGAACTGGATCAAGCACCAAACCCCAGTTTCGCCTTTATATCACTGTGGCCACCGCAgtctttcagccaatcattaTTTACTGGTTAACCTCTCACTTGGTCAGGTGA
- the yif1a gene encoding protein YIF1A isoform X1, translated as MKLTSAKVTMDVPHHGYRAAAKQRGRAGPPTGDSVLFEDTSSGAPAMNTPAYYTPGYNMAGPANEMQGDAAVNNLFTDPMANAAMMYGSTLANTGKDMVNKEISRFMSVNKLKYFFAVDTRYVLKKLMILLFPYTHQDWEVRYHRDTPLTPRQDVNAPDLYIPTMAFITYILLTGMALGIQQRFSPEVLGLCASTALVWIIIEVLVMLLSLYLLTVHSDLSTFDLIAYSGYKYVGMIFTVLCGLLFGSDGYYVGLAWSSCALMFFIVRSLKMKILPSISQDTMGTGSSTKPQFRLYITVATAVFQPIIIYWLTSHLVR; from the exons ATGAAg CTAACGTCAGCGAAGGTTACAATGGACGTGCCACATCATGGGTACCGAGCA GCAGCTAAACAGAGAGGTCGGGCAGGTCCCCCAACAGGAGATTCTGTCCTGTTTGAGGACACCAGCTCTGGAGCCCCAGCGATGAACACTCCGGCGTACTACACTCCGGGGTACAATATGGCAGGACCTGCAAATGAGATGCAAGGAGATGCTGCAGTGAACAACCTGTTTACCGACCCAATGGCCAATGCTGCAATGATGTACGGCTCCACCTTAGCCAACACAGGGAAGGATATGGTAAACaaagag ATCAGCAGATTCATGTCTGTGAACAAGCTGAAATACTTCTTTGCCGTTGATACCAGATACGTACTGAAGAAACTTATGATCCTCCTGTTCCCTTACACACACCAG GACTGGGAAGTTCGATACCATCGGGACACTCCACTGACTCCAAGACAAGATGTAAATGCCCCTGATCTTTACATCCCAA caATGGCTTTCATTACCTACATTTTACTCACTGGAATGGCCCTCGGCATTCAGCAAAG GTTCAGTCCAGAGGTTCTTGGGCTGTGTGCCAGCACTGCCCTCGTGTGGATCATCATCGAGGTGTTGGTGATGCTGCTCAGTTTGTACCTGCTGACGGTGCACAGCGACCTGTCCACCTTCGACCTCATCGCCTACAGTGGATACAAATATGTCGG gaTGATCTTCACAGTGTTGTGTGGCTTACTGTTTGGTAGTGATGGATATTATGTGGGCCTTGCCTGGTCCTCTTGTGCCCTTATGTTCTTCATA GTTCGATCTCTGAAAATGAAGATACTTCCCTCCATCTCCCAGGACACCATGGGAACTGGATCAAGCACCAAACCCCAGTTTCGCCTTTATATCACTGTGGCCACCGCAgtctttcagccaatcattaTTTACTGGTTAACCTCTCACTTGGTCAGGTGA